From the Bacillus sp. SM2101 genome, one window contains:
- a CDS encoding lysophospholipid acyltransferase family protein has translation MIRTIVWFIYFWLHLLFTVPALLKARQLDKRELHSERDQIVLRETRRWSRTLVNLTGSTINVKGKENIPDHQPVLFVSNHQGNFDIPIILGFLDKKMGFISKLEIKKYPIISHWMLLMRCVFMDRKNIRQSVKAINLGINNLKEGHSLVIFPEGTRSKGNAIGEFKPGSFKLATKSGVPIVPITINGSYKIMEANKNILKGANVEVIISKPISKEEYDGMTINDLATNVQNSIEKELV, from the coding sequence ATGATTCGTACAATCGTATGGTTTATCTATTTTTGGCTACATTTACTATTTACTGTCCCCGCCTTACTAAAAGCGAGACAGCTAGATAAAAGAGAATTGCACTCAGAAAGAGACCAAATCGTTTTAAGAGAAACAAGACGGTGGTCTAGAACATTAGTCAATCTTACAGGCTCAACGATCAATGTGAAAGGTAAGGAAAACATTCCAGATCATCAGCCTGTTCTTTTCGTAAGTAATCACCAAGGGAATTTTGATATTCCTATTATATTAGGTTTTCTAGACAAAAAAATGGGGTTTATTTCTAAATTGGAAATTAAAAAATATCCTATTATTTCTCATTGGATGTTATTGATGAGATGTGTGTTTATGGATCGTAAAAATATTCGTCAATCAGTTAAGGCAATCAATTTAGGGATTAACAATTTAAAAGAAGGACATTCACTTGTTATTTTTCCTGAAGGAACTCGAAGCAAAGGAAATGCTATAGGTGAATTTAAACCAGGTAGCTTTAAGTTAGCGACTAAATCAGGCGTGCCAATTGTCCCAATTACGATCAATGGCTCATATAAAATCATGGAAGCTAACAAGAATATTCTTAAAGGAGCGAATGTTGAAGTAATTATTTCTAAACCTATTTCAAAAGAAGAGTACGATGGTATGACGATCAATGACCTTGCAACAAATGTACAAAATAGTATTGAAAAAGAATTAGTTTGA